A region from the Flavobacteriales bacterium genome encodes:
- a CDS encoding Rpn family recombination-promoting nuclease/putative transposase, with translation MSRFKEKYINPFTDFGFKKLFGEEPNKDLLLDFLNELLKDQEGRIVELNYMKTEHLGSTVIDRKAIFDIYCENEKGEKFIVELQKAKQKFFKDRSVFYSTFPIREQAPRSSEWDFELKAVYTIGILDFVFDEDKNEKDKYRYDVQLMDIDTHKIFYDKLTFIYLEMPKFNKTVEQLETRFDKWLYVLRNLNRLDRIPDALRESIFEKLFETAEVAKMTREEYDSYEGSLKYYRDIQNSIDTSYQEGIAQEKINTVIESLKAGLKVSVISTITKLPEAEILKIKKEAGL, from the coding sequence ATGTCAAGATTTAAGGAAAAATATATCAATCCGTTTACGGACTTTGGATTTAAGAAATTGTTTGGTGAAGAACCGAACAAGGATTTGTTATTGGATTTTCTGAATGAGCTTTTAAAAGATCAAGAAGGTCGTATTGTTGAGCTCAATTATATGAAGACAGAACATTTAGGTTCAACAGTTATAGACCGTAAAGCTATTTTTGATATTTACTGTGAAAACGAAAAGGGGGAGAAATTTATCGTTGAGCTTCAAAAAGCAAAACAAAAGTTTTTTAAAGACCGTAGTGTTTTCTATTCTACTTTTCCGATCAGAGAACAAGCCCCAAGATCTTCAGAGTGGGATTTTGAATTAAAAGCCGTTTACACCATTGGTATCTTAGATTTTGTGTTTGACGAAGACAAAAACGAAAAAGACAAGTATAGATATGATGTTCAACTAATGGATATAGATACGCATAAGATATTTTATGATAAGTTGACCTTTATCTATCTTGAGATGCCAAAGTTTAATAAAACTGTAGAACAGCTTGAAACACGTTTTGATAAATGGCTATACGTTCTTAGAAACCTTAACCGATTAGACCGAATTCCTGATGCATTGAGGGAATCAATTTTTGAGAAGTTATTTGAAACAGCAGAAGTAGCCAAAATGACAAGAGAAGAATATGATAGTTACGAAGGAAGTTTAAAATACTATCGTGATATTCAAAATTCAATAGATACAAGCTATCAGGAGGGAATTGCCCAAGAAAAAATAAATACAGTGATTGAATCATTGAAAGCAGGATTAAA